DNA from Halogeometricum sp. S1BR25-6:
GCGGCGTGCTGCGACTGCCCCCTCGGGGCAGTTTCCGACCGCGGAGTCCGCTCTCATTATGTCTTCAGACCCGTCCGACGACCCCCACGCCGTCGCCGTCGAACAGCTCGAAGCGCTCGGGTTGAGCGTCTACGCCGCCCGGACGCTCGTCGCGCTCGACAGTCTCGAACGGGGGACGGCCCAGGAGGTCAGCGAGGTGTCCGAGGTCCCGCGGACGCGCGTGTACGACGCCGTCGAGGAACTCCGAGAGCGGGGACTCGTCGACGTCCAGCAATCCTCGCCCAAGCAGTTCTGGGCCGTCTCGGCGGAGACGGTGAGACGCCGGTTCGAGCGCGAGTACACGAACCGGCTGGACGCCCTGTTGGAAGCCCTCGACGCTGTCGACTCCCCGCCGCGGACGACGGAGCAGCGGGGGGTGTGGACCGTCACGGGTCGCGAGTCGGTCACCGACCGCCTCCTCGAGTTCATCGACGAGGCGACCGAGGAGATCGTGTTCATGACCGTCGACGAACTGCTCTCCGAGGAGGTGCTCGACCGACTCCGCGCCGCCAGCCGACGCGGCGTCTCCATCAAAGTGGCCGGCCTCTCGCAGCCCGTTCGGGACGACGTCCGCGAGGAGGTGCCGGGGGCCGACCCGTTCGAGTCGCTGTGGGCGTGGTCGGAGACCCCCGCCGGCCGACTCTTGATGGTCGACCGGGAGAAGACACTCGTGAGCGTGCTCGTGCAGGGGAACGGCGACCACCCGCCGGAACCTCGCGACGAGACGGCGATATGGGGGGCGGGCGAGACCAACGGACTGGTCGTCGTGCTGAAGGCGATGTTCACCTGGGAACTCGACGCGAAGTCGGACGCGAATCCGGGGTCGAATCCGAATCCGGATTCGGACCCGAGCGACGGCGACCCGTCGCGGTGACCGTCGAAATCCCTCTCGTCAGAGGGGCCGCTTCGAGGGAGTGGCGCCGTCCGAACCTCGGAGGTACGCGTCGAGGAGGGTGGCGGTACCGCGCCGCAGCGCCCGCGACGCCGCGGTCTCTGAGATATCCATCTCCTCGGCGAGTTCCGCCAGCGATAGCTGTTGCGGCACCTCGAAGTAACCGCCCTCCCACGCGCATCGAAGCACCCCCCGTTGCGTCTCGGTCACGCCGTTTCCTCCGGTCGAGGGCGTCGGGTCCGACGCGCCGACGCGGTGGATAGTCAGCGGGTGCTCGGGGTCGTCGTACGCCGTGTGGAAGTGCGACATCGCTCCTCTGTCCGAGAACCGGAGCGTGAGGCGCCACTCCCGGTCGCGCAACTCGGCCCGGAGGAGTGTCCCGCCGGTCTCCCGGAGACACGCTAACAGTTGCGGGAGCGTCTCGGTCCACGAGAGCCAGTAGATCGCCTCGCCGTCCGTCTCGCCGACGCGGACCGCCTCTTCGAGGACGGGGCTGGCGCGGAACTCGGCCGCCGCCGAGCGGGCGCCGTCACCGCTCACGACGACCAGCGAGGGCGCCTCGACGCCGAACGCGGTGCGTTCGAATTCGACGGCGACCGTCGGCGGGAGACCGTTCGAGCGGACTAATCCCAGTCCCCCGACCGGCACCGAGAGTTCGAGGCGCATCTCAGGACGGCCCCTCGGGCCGGGGGCCGGAGGCGAACCGGGCCCGGGCGGCGGCGATGGTCGCGTGCGACTCGTCCTGGCTGTAGGGAGTAGCTCGCCGTTTCACGTCGGCGGTCGGTCGATTCGACGATTCGGTCGTGGATAGTGTGATTTCGAAGAACATCTGTGTTGCGTTCGTGCGGTCGAAATCCCGACGAACGTGGTCTAGAGGAGGCAAGGTACGCCGGAAACCTTGTCGTTACTTCGCATCCTCACACTATCGCTCCGCAAATCCGACACACCGTGCATTCCGTTTTCATACCGTCTGACGGGTGTCTGCCGGATATTCATGCCTCTCGCGCGGCCAAAGAACAGGTAGCCATGCGCTTGAAGGGAACGGCAGTGGCGCTGTACACGCTGACGCTCGGGTGCCTCCTGCTGTTCGCGCAGTCCGGGACCGGGACCGCACTCGGGGTCGCGCTGATAGCGCTCGTATCGACGGCCGCGGTGGCGAGAGTCACCACCGACCGGGCGGCGCGCGGGAAGCGACGACGGGACGCGGAGTGACCGGGTACGAGCGGAACGGGTGTCACGGGACCGTCGACGCGACGCTCCCGAACGCGCCGCGAGCGACGAGGACGCGACGAACGCTACTCGCGGACCGCCTCTTGGGCTTCTCCGAGCGTAAACGCGCCCTCGTAGAGGGCTGTCCCGACGACGACGGCCGCCGCGCCAGCCTCCTTCAGCGCCCGAATATCGGGGAGCGACGCGACGCCCCCGGAGGCGACCACCGGGATGTCGACCGCATCGACGACGCGGCGAGTCACGTCGGTCTGAACGCCCTCTAACTGTCCTTCCACGTCCACGTCGGTAAACAGTATCGCGCCCGCGCCGAGGTCCTCGTAGCGCGCGGCGGCCTCGGCGGGGTC
Protein-coding regions in this window:
- a CDS encoding helix-turn-helix domain-containing protein; the protein is MRLELSVPVGGLGLVRSNGLPPTVAVEFERTAFGVEAPSLVVVSGDGARSAAAEFRASPVLEEAVRVGETDGEAIYWLSWTETLPQLLACLRETGGTLLRAELRDREWRLTLRFSDRGAMSHFHTAYDDPEHPLTIHRVGASDPTPSTGGNGVTETQRGVLRCAWEGGYFEVPQQLSLAELAEEMDISETAASRALRRGTATLLDAYLRGSDGATPSKRPL
- a CDS encoding TrmB family transcriptional regulator, whose protein sequence is MSSDPSDDPHAVAVEQLEALGLSVYAARTLVALDSLERGTAQEVSEVSEVPRTRVYDAVEELRERGLVDVQQSSPKQFWAVSAETVRRRFEREYTNRLDALLEALDAVDSPPRTTEQRGVWTVTGRESVTDRLLEFIDEATEEIVFMTVDELLSEEVLDRLRAASRRGVSIKVAGLSQPVRDDVREEVPGADPFESLWAWSETPAGRLLMVDREKTLVSVLVQGNGDHPPEPRDETAIWGAGETNGLVVVLKAMFTWELDAKSDANPGSNPNPDSDPSDGDPSR